A stretch of the Candidatus Jettenia sp. AMX2 genome encodes the following:
- a CDS encoding alkaline phosphatase produces MVLLILAGSGHAYGENAKYIILFIGDGWGVKHIEAVNKYTGTIPSYQLGPPWVKYMVSTFPEGGSYDAELASSDFNYVNTTPGTQDSACTATSIYCGFKTSVGRISVSSDGTRFLSIVDIAKILGMAVGSISSVPVSHATPGAWVAHNDSRVNTFAIADEGFFGDPNTTGTVATHSRYDGGHGPNIPPADVIIGTHDANHVNSQMLNKLRTESGQAGKHVLVERQAGVNGGNALMSAANNSTTLKLAGLFVQVYHNADGSGYRTENPTLSESVLAAIKVLSRNPNGFVLMVEGGAIDWASHANNMNQMIGEAKDFDTAIQTVTNWVDDPGNDSTWSNTLVMVTADHECGYLTAGPGVLSSQPLGNVNTTTLSKEKIVSGTGGRRASWEDANNNNVIDSGETVYWYWNSGSHTNSLIPLYARGTGAELFENYAINP; encoded by the coding sequence ATGGTTTTGCTCATTCTGGCTGGCAGCGGGCATGCCTACGGTGAGAATGCGAAATATATTATTTTGTTTATCGGGGATGGTTGGGGTGTTAAGCATATCGAGGCAGTAAATAAATACACTGGAACAATTCCTTCCTATCAATTAGGACCACCCTGGGTGAAATATATGGTGTCCACTTTTCCGGAAGGAGGAAGTTATGATGCAGAACTTGCCTCATCTGACTTTAATTATGTAAATACTACTCCCGGCACTCAGGATAGTGCCTGCACTGCTACCAGTATTTATTGTGGTTTTAAAACTTCCGTGGGAAGGATTAGCGTTTCTTCGGATGGTACAAGATTTTTATCAATTGTGGATATAGCGAAAATATTAGGGATGGCAGTAGGTTCAATTAGCTCGGTCCCTGTATCACATGCCACGCCAGGGGCATGGGTAGCCCATAATGATTCCCGTGTAAATACTTTTGCCATAGCAGACGAGGGTTTTTTTGGGGATCCTAATACCACCGGTACCGTTGCTACTCATTCAAGATATGACGGTGGCCATGGACCAAACATCCCTCCTGCGGATGTTATAATTGGTACCCATGATGCAAATCATGTAAACAGTCAGATGTTGAATAAATTGAGAACTGAAAGCGGGCAGGCTGGAAAACATGTTTTGGTTGAGCGGCAGGCTGGCGTTAACGGCGGGAATGCCCTGATGTCAGCAGCAAATAATTCTACTACGTTGAAATTAGCCGGTTTATTTGTTCAGGTATATCACAATGCAGATGGTTCGGGGTATCGTACTGAAAATCCTACCCTTTCCGAGAGTGTATTGGCAGCGATAAAGGTATTGAGCAGGAACCCGAACGGTTTTGTGCTGATGGTAGAAGGGGGTGCAATTGACTGGGCTTCTCATGCAAATAATATGAACCAGATGATCGGTGAAGCGAAAGATTTTGATACTGCTATTCAGACGGTAACTAACTGGGTAGACGATCCCGGCAATGATTCCACCTGGAGCAATACCCTGGTTATGGTAACTGCTGACCATGAGTGTGGCTATCTGACCGCTGGGCCAGGGGTACTCTCGAGCCAGCCTCTTGGTAATGTGAATACTACAACCCTTTCCAAAGAGAAAATCGTCTCTGGAACAGGTGGTCGCCGTGCAAGCTGGGAAGATGCAAACAATAACAATGTAATCGACAGTGGTGAGACGGTATACTGGTATTGGAATTCCGGAAGTCACACAAATTCGCTGATTCCGTTATATGCAAGGGGTACAGGGGCTGAGCTTTTTGAAAATTATGCAATTAATCCGTAA
- a CDS encoding Ig-like domain-containing protein, translating to MVLLILTGSGHAYGGNAKYIILFIGDGWGVKHIEAVNKYTGTVPSYQSGLPWVKYMVSTYPEGGGYNTGQAWSNFHYVNTTPATQDSACTSTSMYCGVKTSNERICVTSNGTRLLSIADKAKIAGMTVGSVSSVHVSHATPGAWVAHNDSRANTFAIADEGFFGNPNTTGTVATHSRYGGGKGPNVPSADVIIGTYDANHVNSLMLNKLRTESGQAGKHVLVERRTGVSGGNALMSAANNSSTLKLAGLFNFVYHNADGSGYRTENPTLSESVSATMKVLGRNPNGFVLMVEGGAIDWGSHANNMNQMIGEAKDFDKAIQTVINWVNDTGNDATWSNTLVIVTADHECGYLTAWPGVFPSQPLGNVNTTTLSKEKVVLNTGGRRASWEDTNNNNVIDSGETVYWYWNSGSHTNSLVPLYARGAGAELFGNYASNIDSVYGAYLDNTDIFTVMNSAIDGSGNVPPDGLLAYYRFDEGAGTSAADASGNGNNGTLFNGPVWTTGKINSALSFDGVNDYVEVPNSASLNPVNFVTVSAWIYPTAPGQSNDSKIIVKRHQTLANDNYSLGFTSGSRPEARIVIGGSMKSIYGPVLSLNAWHHLVGVYNGSTLKLYVNGTEVNSIAASGSLDTSTYPLRIGTRAVDPVNRYFKGRIDEVRVHSRALSVQEVQSLFSTTAPDGLLAYYRFDEGAGTSAADASGNGNNGTLFNGPVWTTGKINSALSFDGVNDYVEVPNSASINPVNFVTVSAWIYPTAPGQSNDSKIIVKRHQTLANDNYSLGFTSGSRPEARIVIGGSMKSIYGPVLSLNAWHHLVGVYNGSTLKLYVNGTEVNSVAASGSLDTSTYPLRIGTRAVDPVNRYFKGRIDEVRVHSRALSAQEVQSLFSTTASPDTTPPTVSGTSPVSGATGVPVNSIITVTFSEAMNVGSITTSTFLVNDGISNIGGMVTYSGTTATFTPSGPLVHSRTYTAMVTTGVRDLAGNAMVANYTWSFTTVSDAFPDGLLAYYRFDEGAGTSAADASGNGNNGTLFNGPVWTTGKINSALSFDGVNDYVEVPNSASLNPVNFVTVSAWIYPTAPGQSNDSKIIVKRHQTLANDNYSLGFTSGSRPEARIVIGGSMKSIYGPVLSLNAWHHLVGVYNGSTLKLYVNGTEVNSIAASGSLDTSTYPLRIGTRAVDPVNRYFKGRIDEVRVHSRALSAQEVQSLFSTTASPDTTPPTVSGTSPVSGATGVPVNSIITVTFSEAMNVGSITTSTFLVNDGISNIGGMVTYSGTTATFTPSGPLVHSRTYTAMVTTGVRDLAGNAMVANYTWSFTTTADGVMSGLQAYYKFDEGTGTVAADSSGNDRNGMIIGATWTTGKFGSALSFNGTSNYVSVHPLNYDEISVSAWFNKSSSGNHVIFGGHKSNADLQLQEGFDLFFNSVTPDRLRFIVATRNTSGTRTVKTAIRDFTNSNGSWYHVVGTYNKATGEQKLYIDGQLVNTQTHPRGNVIVPLTDRHYMAIGTRYATWGFFRGSIDEVHIFNRALSDQEVLDLFHNYYYH from the coding sequence ATGGTTTTGCTTATTCTGACTGGCAGCGGACATGCGTACGGTGGAAATGCAAAATACATTATTTTATTTATCGGGGATGGTTGGGGTGTTAAGCATATAGAGGCAGTAAATAAATACACCGGAACAGTTCCCTCATATCAATCAGGGCTACCATGGGTGAAATATATGGTATCCACTTACCCTGAAGGTGGAGGATATAATACTGGGCAGGCATGGTCTAATTTTCATTATGTAAACACAACTCCAGCTACTCAGGATAGCGCCTGCACTTCTACCAGTATGTATTGTGGTGTTAAAACTTCCAACGAACGGATTTGTGTCACTTCGAATGGTACAAGATTATTATCAATTGCAGACAAAGCAAAAATAGCAGGGATGACAGTAGGTTCAGTCAGCTCGGTCCATGTTTCACATGCCACACCTGGGGCTTGGGTAGCCCATAATGATTCCCGCGCAAATACCTTTGCTATAGCAGACGAGGGGTTTTTTGGGAATCCTAATACCACCGGTACCGTTGCTACTCATTCACGATATGGCGGCGGTAAAGGGCCTAACGTTCCTTCTGCAGATGTGATAATTGGCACGTATGATGCGAACCACGTGAATAGTCTGATGTTGAATAAGTTGAGAACTGAAAGCGGGCAGGCGGGAAAACATGTTTTGGTTGAGCGGCGAACAGGTGTTAGTGGGGGGAATGCCCTGATGTCAGCAGCGAATAATTCTTCTACCTTGAAATTAGCCGGTTTATTTAATTTCGTATATCACAATGCAGATGGTTCGGGGTATCGTACTGAAAATCCTACCCTTTCCGAGAGTGTATCGGCAACGATGAAGGTATTAGGCAGGAACCCGAACGGTTTTGTGCTGATGGTAGAAGGGGGCGCAATTGACTGGGGTTCTCATGCAAATAATATGAACCAGATGATTGGTGAAGCGAAAGATTTTGATAAGGCTATTCAAACAGTAATTAACTGGGTAAATGATACCGGCAATGATGCCACCTGGAGCAATACCCTGGTTATTGTAACTGCTGATCATGAATGTGGTTATCTGACTGCCTGGCCAGGGGTATTCCCGAGCCAGCCTCTTGGTAATGTGAATACTACAACCCTTTCCAAAGAGAAAGTAGTCCTAAACACCGGTGGTCGCCGTGCGAGCTGGGAAGATACGAACAATAACAATGTAATCGATAGCGGCGAGACAGTATATTGGTATTGGAATTCCGGAAGTCACACAAATTCGCTGGTTCCGTTATATGCAAGAGGAGCAGGGGCAGAGCTTTTTGGAAATTATGCAAGTAATATTGATTCTGTTTACGGTGCTTATCTTGACAATACGGATATTTTTACTGTCATGAATAGTGCCATTGACGGTAGTGGCAACGTACCACCTGATGGCCTGCTTGCCTACTACAGATTTGACGAGGGTGCAGGAACAAGCGCTGCGGATGCTTCCGGGAATGGCAACAATGGCACACTTTTCAATGGTCCTGTGTGGACAACAGGCAAAATCAATAGCGCCCTTTCCTTTGACGGGGTGAATGATTATGTGGAAGTACCCAATAGCGCCAGCCTCAACCCGGTAAATTTTGTTACGGTGAGTGCCTGGATATATCCCACGGCCCCGGGTCAATCAAATGATTCCAAGATTATTGTTAAACGTCATCAAACCTTAGCAAATGATAATTATTCATTAGGATTTACATCAGGAAGTAGACCGGAAGCCAGGATTGTAATCGGGGGGAGTATGAAATCTATTTATGGACCTGTTTTGTCTCTGAATGCCTGGCATCACCTGGTCGGGGTTTATAACGGTTCAACATTGAAACTGTATGTAAATGGGACAGAAGTTAATTCAATAGCAGCAAGTGGCTCTCTTGATACGAGCACATATCCTCTGCGTATAGGAACGAGGGCAGTTGATCCGGTAAACAGATATTTTAAGGGCCGTATTGACGAGGTTCGGGTGCATAGCCGTGCGTTGAGTGTTCAGGAGGTACAGTCCTTATTTAGCACCACTGCTCCTGATGGTTTGCTTGCCTACTACAGATTTGACGAGGGTGCAGGAACAAGCGCTGCGGATGCTTCCGGGAATGGCAACAATGGCACACTTTTCAATGGTCCTGTGTGGACAACAGGCAAAATCAACAGCGCCCTTTCCTTTGACGGGGTGAATGATTATGTGGAAGTACCCAATAGCGCCAGCATCAACCCGGTAAATTTTGTTACGGTGAGTGCCTGGATATATCCCACGGCCCCGGGTCAATCAAATGATTCCAAGATTATTGTTAAACGTCATCAAACCTTAGCAAATGATAATTATTCATTAGGATTTACATCAGGAAGTAGACCGGAAGCCAGGATTGTAATCGGGGGGAGTATGAAATCCATTTATGGACCTGTTTTGTCTCTGAATGCCTGGCATCACCTGGTCGGGGTTTATAACGGTTCAACATTGAAACTGTATGTAAATGGGACAGAAGTTAATTCAGTAGCAGCAAGTGGCTCTCTTGATACGAGCACATATCCTCTGCGTATAGGAACGAGGGCAGTTGATCCGGTAAACAGATATTTTAAGGGCCGTATTGACGAGGTTCGGGTGCATAGCCGTGCGTTAAGTGCTCAGGAGGTACAGTCCTTATTTAGCACCACTGCGAGTCCGGATACGACGCCACCGACTGTGAGTGGAACAAGTCCTGTCAGTGGTGCGACGGGGGTACCGGTAAATAGCATAATAACGGTGACATTTAGTGAGGCGATGAATGTAGGGAGTATAACAACATCAACATTTCTGGTAAATGACGGGATTTCCAACATAGGCGGTATGGTAACATACAGCGGTACGACAGCCACGTTTACGCCGTCGGGTCCTCTGGTACATTCCAGGACATACACGGCAATGGTTACCACGGGGGTGAGGGATCTGGCAGGTAACGCGATGGTGGCCAATTACACCTGGAGTTTTACTACGGTAAGTGATGCATTTCCTGATGGTTTGCTTGCCTACTACAGATTTGACGAGGGTGCAGGAACAAGCGCTGCGGATGCTTCCGGGAATGGCAACAATGGCACACTTTTCAATGGTCCTGTGTGGACAACAGGCAAAATCAATAGCGCCCTTTCCTTTGACGGGGTGAATGATTATGTGGAAGTACCCAATAGCGCCAGCCTCAACCCGGTAAATTTTGTTACGGTGAGTGCCTGGATATATCCCACGGCCCCGGGTCAATCAAATGATTCCAAGATTATTGTTAAACGTCATCAAACCTTAGCAAATGATAATTATTCATTAGGATTTACATCAGGAAGTAGACCGGAAGCCAGGATTGTAATCGGGGGGAGTATGAAATCTATTTATGGACCTGTTTTGTCTCTGAATGCCTGGCATCACCTGGTCGGGGTTTATAACGGTTCAACATTGAAACTGTATGTAAATGGGACAGAAGTTAATTCAATAGCAGCAAGTGGCTCTCTTGATACGAGCACATATCCTCTGCGTATAGGAACGAGGGCAGTTGATCCGGTAAACAGATATTTTAAGGGCCGTATTGACGAGGTTCGGGTGCATAGCCGTGCGTTAAGTGCTCAGGAGGTACAGTCCTTATTTAGCACCACTGCGAGTCCGGATACGACGCCACCGACTGTGAGTGGAACAAGTCCTGTCAGTGGTGCGACGGGGGTACCGGTAAATAGCATAATAACGGTGACATTTAGTGAGGCGATGAATGTAGGGAGTATAACAACATCAACATTTCTGGTAAATGACGGGATTTCCAACATAGGCGGTATGGTAACATACAGCGGTACGACAGCCACGTTTACGCCGTCGGGTCCTCTGGTACATTCCAGGACATACACGGCAATGGTTACCACGGGGGTGAGGGATCTGGCAGGTAACGCGATGGTGGCCAATTACACCTGGAGTTTTACTACTACAGCGGATGGCGTTATGAGTGGTTTGCAGGCATATTACAAATTTGATGAGGGGACAGGAACGGTTGCAGCGGATTCTTCAGGGAATGACAGGAATGGCATGATTATTGGGGCTACCTGGACAACAGGGAAATTTGGGAGTGCGTTAAGTTTTAACGGTACGAGTAATTATGTGTCGGTTCACCCGTTAAACTATGACGAGATTTCCGTATCAGCATGGTTCAATAAGAGCTCATCCGGTAACCATGTTATATTTGGAGGTCATAAATCGAATGCCGATCTGCAATTGCAGGAAGGGTTTGATTTGTTTTTTAATTCTGTTACGCCCGACAGGCTCCGTTTTATTGTGGCCACAAGGAATACAAGCGGGACAAGGACAGTAAAAACTGCAATAAGGGATTTTACCAATTCGAACGGGAGCTGGTATCATGTTGTTGGCACCTATAACAAGGCTACGGGAGAACAGAAGTTGTATATAGACGGTCAGTTGGTGAATACCCAAACCCATCCACGGGGGAATGTGATAGTGCCATTAACGGACCGGCATTATATGGCTATAGGGACAAGATATGCTACGTGGGGTTTCTTCCGTGGAAGTATTGACGAAGTCCATATCTTCAACCGGGCTTTGAGTGATCAGGAGGTGTTGGATTTGTTTCATAACTATTACTACCACTAG